From Pan troglodytes isolate AG18354 chromosome 9, NHGRI_mPanTro3-v2.0_pri, whole genome shotgun sequence, the proteins below share one genomic window:
- the RASSF7 gene encoding ras association domain-containing protein 7 isoform X4, with the protein MRAPEGRHPRNVWLAGGAGTGGWGPCGGAAAQPFLGQARRMRRGGPACDRSRQVLTRCLRPPHRTGMLLGLAAMELKVWVDGIQRVVCGVSEQTTCQEVVIALAQAIGQTGRFVLVQRLREKERQLLPQECPVGAQATCGQFASDVQFVLRRTGPSLAGRPSSDSCPPPERCLIRASLPVKPRAALGCEPRKTLTPGPAPSLSRPGPAASVTPTPGCCTDLRGLELRVQRNAEELGHEAFWEQELRREQAREREGQARLQALSAATAEHAARLQALDAQARALEAELQLAAEAPGPPSPMASATERLHQDLAVQERQSAEVQGSLALVSRALEAAERALQAQAQELEELNRELRQCNLQQFIQQTGAALPPPPRPDRGPPGTQWPP; encoded by the exons ATGCGTGCTCCGGAGGGCCGCCACCCCAGGAATGTGTGGCTGGCGGGTGGGGCTGGCACAGGAGGGTGGGGCCCGTGCGGAGGGGCGGCAGCCCAGCCGTTTCTAGGGCAGGCCAGGAGGATGAGGAGAGGAGGACCAGCCTGCGATAGGAGTAGGCAGGTCCTGACCCGGTGCCTGCGCCCTCCCCACAGGACAGGCATGTTGTTGGGACTGGCGGCCATGGAGCTGAAGGTGTGGGTGGATGGCATCCAGCGTGTGGTCTGTGGGGTCTCGGAGCAGACCACCTGCCAGGAAGTGGTCATCGCACTAGCCCAAGCAATAG gCCAGACTGGCCGCTTTGTGCTTGTGCAGCGGCTTCGGGAGAAGGAGCGGCAGCTGCTGCCACAAGAGTGTCCAGTGGGCGCCCAGGCCACCTGCGGACAGTTCGCCAGCGATGTCCAGTTTGTCCTGAGGCGCACAGGGCCCAGCCTAGCTGGGAGGCCCTCCTCAGACAGCTGTCCACCCCCAGAACGCTGCCTAATTCGTGCCAGCCTCCCTGTAAAGCCACGGGCTGCGCTGGGCTGTGAGCCCCGCAAAACACTGACCCCCGGGCCAGCCCCCAGCCTCTCACGCCCTGGGCCTGCGGCCTCTGTGACACCCACACCAGGCTGCTGCACAGACCTGCGGGGCCTGGAGCTCAGGGTGCAGAGGAATGCTGAGGAGCTGGGCCATGAGGCCTTCTGGGAGCAAGAGCTGCGCCGGGAGCAGGCCCGGGAGCGAGAGGGACAGGCACGCCTGCAGGCACTAAGTGCGGCCACTGCTGAGCATGCTGCCCGGCTGCAGGCCCTGGACGCTCAGGCCCGTGCCCTGGAGGCTGAGCTGCAGCTGGCAGCGGAGGCCCCTGGGCCCCCCTCACCTATGGCATCTGCCACTGAGCGCCTGCACCAGGACCTGGCTGTTCAGGAGCGGCAGAGTGCGGAGGTGCAGGGCAGCCTGGCTCTGGTGAGCCGGGCCCTGGAGGCAGCAGAGCGAGCCTTGCAG GCTCAGGCTCAGGAGCTGGAGGAGCTGAACCGAGAGCTCCGTCAGTGCAACCTGCAGCAGTTCATCCAGCAGACGGGGGCTGCGCTGCCACCGCCCCCACGGCCTGACAGGGGCCCTCCTGGCACTCAG TGGCCCCCATAA
- the RASSF7 gene encoding ras association domain-containing protein 7 isoform X2 — protein MRAPEGRHPRNVWLAGGAGTGGWGPCGGAAAQPFLGQARRMRRGGPACDRSRQVLTRCLRPPHRTGMLLGLAAMELKVWVDGIQRVVCGVSEQTTCQEVVIALAQAIGQTGRFVLVQRLREKERQLLPQECPVGAQATCGQFASDVQFVLRRTGPSLAGRPSSDSCPPPERCLIRASLPVKPRAALGCEPRKTLTPGPAPSLSRPGPAASVTPTPGCCTDLRGLELRVQRNAEELGHEAFWEQELRREQAREREGQARLQALSAATAEHAARLQALDAQARALEAELQLAAEAPGPPSPMASATERLHQDLAVQERQSAEVQGSLALVSRALEAAERALQAQAQELEELNRELRQCNLQQFIQQTGAALPPPPRPDRGPPGTQGPLPPAREESLLGAPPESHAGAQPRPRGGPHNAELLEVAAAPAPEWCPLAAQPQAL, from the exons ATGCGTGCTCCGGAGGGCCGCCACCCCAGGAATGTGTGGCTGGCGGGTGGGGCTGGCACAGGAGGGTGGGGCCCGTGCGGAGGGGCGGCAGCCCAGCCGTTTCTAGGGCAGGCCAGGAGGATGAGGAGAGGAGGACCAGCCTGCGATAGGAGTAGGCAGGTCCTGACCCGGTGCCTGCGCCCTCCCCACAGGACAGGCATGTTGTTGGGACTGGCGGCCATGGAGCTGAAGGTGTGGGTGGATGGCATCCAGCGTGTGGTCTGTGGGGTCTCGGAGCAGACCACCTGCCAGGAAGTGGTCATCGCACTAGCCCAAGCAATAG gCCAGACTGGCCGCTTTGTGCTTGTGCAGCGGCTTCGGGAGAAGGAGCGGCAGCTGCTGCCACAAGAGTGTCCAGTGGGCGCCCAGGCCACCTGCGGACAGTTCGCCAGCGATGTCCAGTTTGTCCTGAGGCGCACAGGGCCCAGCCTAGCTGGGAGGCCCTCCTCAGACAGCTGTCCACCCCCAGAACGCTGCCTAATTCGTGCCAGCCTCCCTGTAAAGCCACGGGCTGCGCTGGGCTGTGAGCCCCGCAAAACACTGACCCCCGGGCCAGCCCCCAGCCTCTCACGCCCTGGGCCTGCGGCCTCTGTGACACCCACACCAGGCTGCTGCACAGACCTGCGGGGCCTGGAGCTCAGGGTGCAGAGGAATGCTGAGGAGCTGGGCCATGAGGCCTTCTGGGAGCAAGAGCTGCGCCGGGAGCAGGCCCGGGAGCGAGAGGGACAGGCACGCCTGCAGGCACTAAGTGCGGCCACTGCTGAGCATGCTGCCCGGCTGCAGGCCCTGGACGCTCAGGCCCGTGCCCTGGAGGCTGAGCTGCAGCTGGCAGCGGAGGCCCCTGGGCCCCCCTCACCTATGGCATCTGCCACTGAGCGCCTGCACCAGGACCTGGCTGTTCAGGAGCGGCAGAGTGCGGAGGTGCAGGGCAGCCTGGCTCTGGTGAGCCGGGCCCTGGAGGCAGCAGAGCGAGCCTTGCAG GCTCAGGCTCAGGAGCTGGAGGAGCTGAACCGAGAGCTCCGTCAGTGCAACCTGCAGCAGTTCATCCAGCAGACGGGGGCTGCGCTGCCACCGCCCCCACGGCCTGACAGGGGCCCTCCTGGCACTCAG GGCCCTCTGCCTCCAGCCAGAGAGGAGTCCCTCCTGGGCGCTCCCCCTGAGTCCCATGCTGGTGCCCAGCCTAGGCCCCGAGG TGGCCCCCATAATGCAGAACTCCTGGAGGTAGCAGCAGCTCCTGCCCCAGAGTGGTGTCCTctggcagcccagccccaggCTCTGTGA
- the RASSF7 gene encoding ras association domain-containing protein 7 isoform X3, giving the protein MRAPEGRHPRNVWLAGGAGTGGWGPCGGAAAQPFLGQARRMRRGGPACDRSRQVLTRCLRPPHRTGMLLGLAAMELKVWVDGIQRVVCGVSEQTTCQEVVIALAQAIGQTGRFVLVQRLREKERQLLPQECPVGAQATCGQFASDVQFVLRRTGPSLAGRPSSDSCPPPERCLIRASLPVKPRAALGCEPRKTLTPGPAPSLSRPGPAASVTPTPGCCTDLRGLELRVQRNAEELGHEAFWEQELRREQAREREGQARLQALSAATAEHAARLQALDAQARALEAELQLAAEAPGPPSPMASATERLHQDLAVQERQSAEVQGSLALVSRALEAAERALQAQAQELEELNRELRQCNLQQFIQQTGAALPPPPRPDRGPPGTQVGVVLGGGWEWPP; this is encoded by the exons ATGCGTGCTCCGGAGGGCCGCCACCCCAGGAATGTGTGGCTGGCGGGTGGGGCTGGCACAGGAGGGTGGGGCCCGTGCGGAGGGGCGGCAGCCCAGCCGTTTCTAGGGCAGGCCAGGAGGATGAGGAGAGGAGGACCAGCCTGCGATAGGAGTAGGCAGGTCCTGACCCGGTGCCTGCGCCCTCCCCACAGGACAGGCATGTTGTTGGGACTGGCGGCCATGGAGCTGAAGGTGTGGGTGGATGGCATCCAGCGTGTGGTCTGTGGGGTCTCGGAGCAGACCACCTGCCAGGAAGTGGTCATCGCACTAGCCCAAGCAATAG gCCAGACTGGCCGCTTTGTGCTTGTGCAGCGGCTTCGGGAGAAGGAGCGGCAGCTGCTGCCACAAGAGTGTCCAGTGGGCGCCCAGGCCACCTGCGGACAGTTCGCCAGCGATGTCCAGTTTGTCCTGAGGCGCACAGGGCCCAGCCTAGCTGGGAGGCCCTCCTCAGACAGCTGTCCACCCCCAGAACGCTGCCTAATTCGTGCCAGCCTCCCTGTAAAGCCACGGGCTGCGCTGGGCTGTGAGCCCCGCAAAACACTGACCCCCGGGCCAGCCCCCAGCCTCTCACGCCCTGGGCCTGCGGCCTCTGTGACACCCACACCAGGCTGCTGCACAGACCTGCGGGGCCTGGAGCTCAGGGTGCAGAGGAATGCTGAGGAGCTGGGCCATGAGGCCTTCTGGGAGCAAGAGCTGCGCCGGGAGCAGGCCCGGGAGCGAGAGGGACAGGCACGCCTGCAGGCACTAAGTGCGGCCACTGCTGAGCATGCTGCCCGGCTGCAGGCCCTGGACGCTCAGGCCCGTGCCCTGGAGGCTGAGCTGCAGCTGGCAGCGGAGGCCCCTGGGCCCCCCTCACCTATGGCATCTGCCACTGAGCGCCTGCACCAGGACCTGGCTGTTCAGGAGCGGCAGAGTGCGGAGGTGCAGGGCAGCCTGGCTCTGGTGAGCCGGGCCCTGGAGGCAGCAGAGCGAGCCTTGCAG GCTCAGGCTCAGGAGCTGGAGGAGCTGAACCGAGAGCTCCGTCAGTGCAACCTGCAGCAGTTCATCCAGCAGACGGGGGCTGCGCTGCCACCGCCCCCACGGCCTGACAGGGGCCCTCCTGGCACTCAGGTCGGAGTGGTTCTtgggggaggctgggag TGGCCCCCATAA
- the RASSF7 gene encoding ras association domain-containing protein 7 isoform X1 — MRAPEGRHPRNVWLAGGAGTGGWGPCGGAAAQPFLGQARRMRRGGPACDRSRQVLTRCLRPPHRTGMLLGLAAMELKVWVDGIQRVVCGVSEQTTCQEVVIALAQAIGQTGRFVLVQRLREKERQLLPQECPVGAQATCGQFASDVQFVLRRTGPSLAGRPSSDSCPPPERCLIRASLPVKPRAALGCEPRKTLTPGPAPSLSRPGPAASVTPTPGCCTDLRGLELRVQRNAEELGHEAFWEQELRREQAREREGQARLQALSAATAEHAARLQALDAQARALEAELQLAAEAPGPPSPMASATERLHQDLAVQERQSAEVQGSLALVSRALEAAERALQAQAQELEELNRELRQCNLQQFIQQTGAALPPPPRPDRGPPGTQGPLPPAREESLLGAPPESHAGAQPRPRGYVCAPPPPGAPGPPVAAATSACVLPQWPP, encoded by the exons ATGCGTGCTCCGGAGGGCCGCCACCCCAGGAATGTGTGGCTGGCGGGTGGGGCTGGCACAGGAGGGTGGGGCCCGTGCGGAGGGGCGGCAGCCCAGCCGTTTCTAGGGCAGGCCAGGAGGATGAGGAGAGGAGGACCAGCCTGCGATAGGAGTAGGCAGGTCCTGACCCGGTGCCTGCGCCCTCCCCACAGGACAGGCATGTTGTTGGGACTGGCGGCCATGGAGCTGAAGGTGTGGGTGGATGGCATCCAGCGTGTGGTCTGTGGGGTCTCGGAGCAGACCACCTGCCAGGAAGTGGTCATCGCACTAGCCCAAGCAATAG gCCAGACTGGCCGCTTTGTGCTTGTGCAGCGGCTTCGGGAGAAGGAGCGGCAGCTGCTGCCACAAGAGTGTCCAGTGGGCGCCCAGGCCACCTGCGGACAGTTCGCCAGCGATGTCCAGTTTGTCCTGAGGCGCACAGGGCCCAGCCTAGCTGGGAGGCCCTCCTCAGACAGCTGTCCACCCCCAGAACGCTGCCTAATTCGTGCCAGCCTCCCTGTAAAGCCACGGGCTGCGCTGGGCTGTGAGCCCCGCAAAACACTGACCCCCGGGCCAGCCCCCAGCCTCTCACGCCCTGGGCCTGCGGCCTCTGTGACACCCACACCAGGCTGCTGCACAGACCTGCGGGGCCTGGAGCTCAGGGTGCAGAGGAATGCTGAGGAGCTGGGCCATGAGGCCTTCTGGGAGCAAGAGCTGCGCCGGGAGCAGGCCCGGGAGCGAGAGGGACAGGCACGCCTGCAGGCACTAAGTGCGGCCACTGCTGAGCATGCTGCCCGGCTGCAGGCCCTGGACGCTCAGGCCCGTGCCCTGGAGGCTGAGCTGCAGCTGGCAGCGGAGGCCCCTGGGCCCCCCTCACCTATGGCATCTGCCACTGAGCGCCTGCACCAGGACCTGGCTGTTCAGGAGCGGCAGAGTGCGGAGGTGCAGGGCAGCCTGGCTCTGGTGAGCCGGGCCCTGGAGGCAGCAGAGCGAGCCTTGCAG GCTCAGGCTCAGGAGCTGGAGGAGCTGAACCGAGAGCTCCGTCAGTGCAACCTGCAGCAGTTCATCCAGCAGACGGGGGCTGCGCTGCCACCGCCCCCACGGCCTGACAGGGGCCCTCCTGGCACTCAG GGCCCTCTGCCTCCAGCCAGAGAGGAGTCCCTCCTGGGCGCTCCCCCTGAGTCCCATGCTGGTGCCCAGCCTAGGCCCCGAGGGTATGTCTGTGCCCCACCTCCCCCTGGGGCACCGGGCCCTCCTGTGGCTGCAGCCACCTCAGCCTGTGTCCTCCCGCAGTGGCCCCCATAA
- the RASSF7 gene encoding ras association domain-containing protein 7 isoform X6 produces the protein MLLGLAAMELKVWVDGIQRVVCGVSEQTTCQEVVIALAQAIGQTGRFVLVQRLREKERQLLPQECPVGAQATCGQFASDVQFVLRRTGPSLAGRPSSDSCPPPERCLIRASLPVKPRAALGCEPRKTLTPGPAPSLSRPGPAASVTPTPGCCTDLRGLELRVQRNAEELGHEAFWEQELRREQAREREGQARLQALSAATAEHAARLQALDAQARALEAELQLAAEAPGPPSPMASATERLHQDLAVQERQSAEVQGSLALVSRALEAAERALQAQAQELEELNRELRQCNLQQFIQQTGAALPPPPRPDRGPPGTQGPLPPAREESLLGAPPESHAGAQPRPRGGPHNAELLEVAAAPAPEWCPLAAQPQAL, from the exons ATGTTGTTGGGACTGGCGGCCATGGAGCTGAAGGTGTGGGTGGATGGCATCCAGCGTGTGGTCTGTGGGGTCTCGGAGCAGACCACCTGCCAGGAAGTGGTCATCGCACTAGCCCAAGCAATAG gCCAGACTGGCCGCTTTGTGCTTGTGCAGCGGCTTCGGGAGAAGGAGCGGCAGCTGCTGCCACAAGAGTGTCCAGTGGGCGCCCAGGCCACCTGCGGACAGTTCGCCAGCGATGTCCAGTTTGTCCTGAGGCGCACAGGGCCCAGCCTAGCTGGGAGGCCCTCCTCAGACAGCTGTCCACCCCCAGAACGCTGCCTAATTCGTGCCAGCCTCCCTGTAAAGCCACGGGCTGCGCTGGGCTGTGAGCCCCGCAAAACACTGACCCCCGGGCCAGCCCCCAGCCTCTCACGCCCTGGGCCTGCGGCCTCTGTGACACCCACACCAGGCTGCTGCACAGACCTGCGGGGCCTGGAGCTCAGGGTGCAGAGGAATGCTGAGGAGCTGGGCCATGAGGCCTTCTGGGAGCAAGAGCTGCGCCGGGAGCAGGCCCGGGAGCGAGAGGGACAGGCACGCCTGCAGGCACTAAGTGCGGCCACTGCTGAGCATGCTGCCCGGCTGCAGGCCCTGGACGCTCAGGCCCGTGCCCTGGAGGCTGAGCTGCAGCTGGCAGCGGAGGCCCCTGGGCCCCCCTCACCTATGGCATCTGCCACTGAGCGCCTGCACCAGGACCTGGCTGTTCAGGAGCGGCAGAGTGCGGAGGTGCAGGGCAGCCTGGCTCTGGTGAGCCGGGCCCTGGAGGCAGCAGAGCGAGCCTTGCAG GCTCAGGCTCAGGAGCTGGAGGAGCTGAACCGAGAGCTCCGTCAGTGCAACCTGCAGCAGTTCATCCAGCAGACGGGGGCTGCGCTGCCACCGCCCCCACGGCCTGACAGGGGCCCTCCTGGCACTCAG GGCCCTCTGCCTCCAGCCAGAGAGGAGTCCCTCCTGGGCGCTCCCCCTGAGTCCCATGCTGGTGCCCAGCCTAGGCCCCGAGG TGGCCCCCATAATGCAGAACTCCTGGAGGTAGCAGCAGCTCCTGCCCCAGAGTGGTGTCCTctggcagcccagccccaggCTCTGTGA
- the RASSF7 gene encoding ras association domain-containing protein 7 isoform X8, protein MLLGLAAMELKVWVDGIQRVVCGVSEQTTCQEVVIALAQAIGQTGRFVLVQRLREKERQLLPQECPVGAQATCGQFASDVQFVLRRTGPSLAGRPSSDSCPPPERCLIRASLPVKPRAALGCEPRKTLTPGPAPSLSRPGPAASVTPTPGCCTDLRGLELRVQRNAEELGHEAFWEQELRREQAREREGQARLQALSAATAEHAARLQALDAQARALEAELQLAAEAPGPPSPMASATERLHQDLAVQERQSAEVQGSLALVSRALEAAERALQAQAQELEELNRELRQCNLQQFIQQTGAALPPPPRPDRGPPGTQWPP, encoded by the exons ATGTTGTTGGGACTGGCGGCCATGGAGCTGAAGGTGTGGGTGGATGGCATCCAGCGTGTGGTCTGTGGGGTCTCGGAGCAGACCACCTGCCAGGAAGTGGTCATCGCACTAGCCCAAGCAATAG gCCAGACTGGCCGCTTTGTGCTTGTGCAGCGGCTTCGGGAGAAGGAGCGGCAGCTGCTGCCACAAGAGTGTCCAGTGGGCGCCCAGGCCACCTGCGGACAGTTCGCCAGCGATGTCCAGTTTGTCCTGAGGCGCACAGGGCCCAGCCTAGCTGGGAGGCCCTCCTCAGACAGCTGTCCACCCCCAGAACGCTGCCTAATTCGTGCCAGCCTCCCTGTAAAGCCACGGGCTGCGCTGGGCTGTGAGCCCCGCAAAACACTGACCCCCGGGCCAGCCCCCAGCCTCTCACGCCCTGGGCCTGCGGCCTCTGTGACACCCACACCAGGCTGCTGCACAGACCTGCGGGGCCTGGAGCTCAGGGTGCAGAGGAATGCTGAGGAGCTGGGCCATGAGGCCTTCTGGGAGCAAGAGCTGCGCCGGGAGCAGGCCCGGGAGCGAGAGGGACAGGCACGCCTGCAGGCACTAAGTGCGGCCACTGCTGAGCATGCTGCCCGGCTGCAGGCCCTGGACGCTCAGGCCCGTGCCCTGGAGGCTGAGCTGCAGCTGGCAGCGGAGGCCCCTGGGCCCCCCTCACCTATGGCATCTGCCACTGAGCGCCTGCACCAGGACCTGGCTGTTCAGGAGCGGCAGAGTGCGGAGGTGCAGGGCAGCCTGGCTCTGGTGAGCCGGGCCCTGGAGGCAGCAGAGCGAGCCTTGCAG GCTCAGGCTCAGGAGCTGGAGGAGCTGAACCGAGAGCTCCGTCAGTGCAACCTGCAGCAGTTCATCCAGCAGACGGGGGCTGCGCTGCCACCGCCCCCACGGCCTGACAGGGGCCCTCCTGGCACTCAG TGGCCCCCATAA
- the RASSF7 gene encoding ras association domain-containing protein 7 isoform X7 — MLLGLAAMELKVWVDGIQRVVCGVSEQTTCQEVVIALAQAIGQTGRFVLVQRLREKERQLLPQECPVGAQATCGQFASDVQFVLRRTGPSLAGRPSSDSCPPPERCLIRASLPVKPRAALGCEPRKTLTPGPAPSLSRPGPAASVTPTPGCCTDLRGLELRVQRNAEELGHEAFWEQELRREQAREREGQARLQALSAATAEHAARLQALDAQARALEAELQLAAEAPGPPSPMASATERLHQDLAVQERQSAEVQGSLALVSRALEAAERALQAQAQELEELNRELRQCNLQQFIQQTGAALPPPPRPDRGPPGTQVGVVLGGGWEWPP; from the exons ATGTTGTTGGGACTGGCGGCCATGGAGCTGAAGGTGTGGGTGGATGGCATCCAGCGTGTGGTCTGTGGGGTCTCGGAGCAGACCACCTGCCAGGAAGTGGTCATCGCACTAGCCCAAGCAATAG gCCAGACTGGCCGCTTTGTGCTTGTGCAGCGGCTTCGGGAGAAGGAGCGGCAGCTGCTGCCACAAGAGTGTCCAGTGGGCGCCCAGGCCACCTGCGGACAGTTCGCCAGCGATGTCCAGTTTGTCCTGAGGCGCACAGGGCCCAGCCTAGCTGGGAGGCCCTCCTCAGACAGCTGTCCACCCCCAGAACGCTGCCTAATTCGTGCCAGCCTCCCTGTAAAGCCACGGGCTGCGCTGGGCTGTGAGCCCCGCAAAACACTGACCCCCGGGCCAGCCCCCAGCCTCTCACGCCCTGGGCCTGCGGCCTCTGTGACACCCACACCAGGCTGCTGCACAGACCTGCGGGGCCTGGAGCTCAGGGTGCAGAGGAATGCTGAGGAGCTGGGCCATGAGGCCTTCTGGGAGCAAGAGCTGCGCCGGGAGCAGGCCCGGGAGCGAGAGGGACAGGCACGCCTGCAGGCACTAAGTGCGGCCACTGCTGAGCATGCTGCCCGGCTGCAGGCCCTGGACGCTCAGGCCCGTGCCCTGGAGGCTGAGCTGCAGCTGGCAGCGGAGGCCCCTGGGCCCCCCTCACCTATGGCATCTGCCACTGAGCGCCTGCACCAGGACCTGGCTGTTCAGGAGCGGCAGAGTGCGGAGGTGCAGGGCAGCCTGGCTCTGGTGAGCCGGGCCCTGGAGGCAGCAGAGCGAGCCTTGCAG GCTCAGGCTCAGGAGCTGGAGGAGCTGAACCGAGAGCTCCGTCAGTGCAACCTGCAGCAGTTCATCCAGCAGACGGGGGCTGCGCTGCCACCGCCCCCACGGCCTGACAGGGGCCCTCCTGGCACTCAGGTCGGAGTGGTTCTtgggggaggctgggag TGGCCCCCATAA
- the RASSF7 gene encoding ras association domain-containing protein 7 isoform X5: MLLGLAAMELKVWVDGIQRVVCGVSEQTTCQEVVIALAQAIGQTGRFVLVQRLREKERQLLPQECPVGAQATCGQFASDVQFVLRRTGPSLAGRPSSDSCPPPERCLIRASLPVKPRAALGCEPRKTLTPGPAPSLSRPGPAASVTPTPGCCTDLRGLELRVQRNAEELGHEAFWEQELRREQAREREGQARLQALSAATAEHAARLQALDAQARALEAELQLAAEAPGPPSPMASATERLHQDLAVQERQSAEVQGSLALVSRALEAAERALQAQAQELEELNRELRQCNLQQFIQQTGAALPPPPRPDRGPPGTQGPLPPAREESLLGAPPESHAGAQPRPRGYVCAPPPPGAPGPPVAAATSACVLPQWPP, from the exons ATGTTGTTGGGACTGGCGGCCATGGAGCTGAAGGTGTGGGTGGATGGCATCCAGCGTGTGGTCTGTGGGGTCTCGGAGCAGACCACCTGCCAGGAAGTGGTCATCGCACTAGCCCAAGCAATAG gCCAGACTGGCCGCTTTGTGCTTGTGCAGCGGCTTCGGGAGAAGGAGCGGCAGCTGCTGCCACAAGAGTGTCCAGTGGGCGCCCAGGCCACCTGCGGACAGTTCGCCAGCGATGTCCAGTTTGTCCTGAGGCGCACAGGGCCCAGCCTAGCTGGGAGGCCCTCCTCAGACAGCTGTCCACCCCCAGAACGCTGCCTAATTCGTGCCAGCCTCCCTGTAAAGCCACGGGCTGCGCTGGGCTGTGAGCCCCGCAAAACACTGACCCCCGGGCCAGCCCCCAGCCTCTCACGCCCTGGGCCTGCGGCCTCTGTGACACCCACACCAGGCTGCTGCACAGACCTGCGGGGCCTGGAGCTCAGGGTGCAGAGGAATGCTGAGGAGCTGGGCCATGAGGCCTTCTGGGAGCAAGAGCTGCGCCGGGAGCAGGCCCGGGAGCGAGAGGGACAGGCACGCCTGCAGGCACTAAGTGCGGCCACTGCTGAGCATGCTGCCCGGCTGCAGGCCCTGGACGCTCAGGCCCGTGCCCTGGAGGCTGAGCTGCAGCTGGCAGCGGAGGCCCCTGGGCCCCCCTCACCTATGGCATCTGCCACTGAGCGCCTGCACCAGGACCTGGCTGTTCAGGAGCGGCAGAGTGCGGAGGTGCAGGGCAGCCTGGCTCTGGTGAGCCGGGCCCTGGAGGCAGCAGAGCGAGCCTTGCAG GCTCAGGCTCAGGAGCTGGAGGAGCTGAACCGAGAGCTCCGTCAGTGCAACCTGCAGCAGTTCATCCAGCAGACGGGGGCTGCGCTGCCACCGCCCCCACGGCCTGACAGGGGCCCTCCTGGCACTCAG GGCCCTCTGCCTCCAGCCAGAGAGGAGTCCCTCCTGGGCGCTCCCCCTGAGTCCCATGCTGGTGCCCAGCCTAGGCCCCGAGGGTATGTCTGTGCCCCACCTCCCCCTGGGGCACCGGGCCCTCCTGTGGCTGCAGCCACCTCAGCCTGTGTCCTCCCGCAGTGGCCCCCATAA